AAGAAACGATCCCAGCATAAATGCAGATGACGAGTTTTACACCAACATGCTAtgttttttcccccttttttcatttctttttctatgaCCCAACCTACCTATGTCTGAAAGGTAATTCAGCTATATACTATGTCTCCTCAAGTCAGATCAGTTAGTGAGCGTCTCCGGCTTCTCCGCCTTCTAGCAGAATCCTCTCTGTTTGCCCTCCCCCTTGCAGCAGTTGTGGTCACATTGGCAGTGGTAATAGCTGCTGAAGTATTAATGCTCGGTGATTCATCTTCATCAGAGGAGATGATAGTAAGTGCCTCGTCATGCCACCGGCTTCGCCCTGATGGCCCCATTTCCAACCTCCTGTAACCTCTGGCAAGACGCCTCAATCGCGAAGTGAAATTACGGCCACCCGCTATGTTGCCATTGGGCCCAAATGCCTGAAAGAGAAGGAGGACATTCAGCCAGTTGCTTTCATCTATGCCTACCTCATCACCATCGCTTCCAAACCCATTGCCTTCTATAACATAGTCTCCTAGTACCATGGCCCCTGGCATTGTTGACCTGATTGTGCTCAGCACATCATCGTGTTCACGTTCATGTTCCAAACGCCTCCAATTCTGTTGGAGCACTGGATCCACTTCATGGGGGCGGGCACAAGGGTGTTCTGTTTTTACATGCTTCCTTAGTTCTTCGTAGTTTCCTATATAGGAGCATCCATCCTGCGTGCAGCTTCtcttcttggtattgagataaGCACGAGCAGATTCTACCACTGTACATCCCTTAACCTTTCCACGACACAATGGGCATACCAACTCCGTGAGCTCCCATTTTTCTCTAGATTGGGACCATCCCATATTTGTAATCCCAGCAGATCCATCTTCAAGTGATAAATCCTCACTGTCAGAAATGGCTACGGTAGAATGGCCTATATCATGGAAATCAGAAACAGCTGATCCCTTAGATGCTTTTCCATATGCCTTCTTGAACTGATCAAGACAATTGGAGTACCGGTAACTGGTGCCACACATGTATGGGCGACAGCCTTTGTCATGAGATGAACAGAGAAGGAGAACTGCATTATGTGGACACTCCATGCACACTGAACAGGTTATATCATCCCAGTCTTTCTTCCCTGTAGCTTCCACAGTTAGGCATGGTTTCTTGCGGATAAGATCTTTGTTCCAGTGGCACTTCTTCTGTGGGTATGGGGATGCCCTTGCTTGGCGAGAAGCAAATCTGCGCCGACTTTTGCCTTTTGCCATTTTGAATAACTACAAAAAACATAGCAGCACTGAGACACTGGGCACACCATCTCTTACGGTTGCAAGGCGAGTCAAATGTGCCTTAAAAATGCCAAGAAGCCAGACAAATAAATATAACCACAAAATCAATGAGCCTGCAGCCACAAGAATCATTTTCCACCTTCTATATCAACCATAAGAAGTATAAAATAGTATcacataaaaactaaaaaaatgtaaagataGAGCGATCAAGAGTAATTTGCACATTTTAAGAAACCCATCTCTAAATCTCATTCTTCATATATTACCATCCGTGAGGGATCCATATTTAAGTTCCATTAAGGAATTTGGACACTCCCACGAGCAGGAAAGGCAGTAAGACAATGCTTTGCCCTTTAGGTTGTATGACACTTGTCCTGACAtaggttttggatctagaacAAAACAAACATACCATAATCTAAACAAATCACTCTCATCCAATCTGCACCAGATTCGATCTGCCACTGCTCTCACATAGACTACTATGTCCAGGAGGAGTCGGTGCATGTACAGCAACCAGTTGCAATGCACAATGCCTTGAAAGAATACGGCAGTAATATAAGCATGCACGATGTGAACTAGAATCCATCATGAAACCACACCAAGTTTACCTGAAGTGTTAtgcgaaaaaaggaaaaccagatACAATCAAAGGTTCATGCCCAAAGGACAGGTGACTGGAGCTGTTATAATCTTACGTTCCACCTGACAGATTATGCATCTTTAAGAGAAGGGTAAACAATTTACAACAATAACAAGGCAAATTCTTGAATACCTATAAGCAGGCAATGACCAAGAAACTTAAAATGGTTAGCTATTGAAATATGAGCGTAAAACAAAGCGAagggaaataaataaaaagtgaacAAGCAGAAGGATAGCCCTATGAACTGACAGTTCATCTAACAATCAGCTAGCATATTCAACCAATTTGTCAGAATGCTTCTCAAAGATGAAACTGAATGAAGTcacattcaaataaatatttgcaATTCTTAAAGAAAGTCGACAGCACCAAATGAAGCTAATAAAAATGCAGAGCAAAGTAGAAAGCTAATGAAAAATCACAGCGGCTGAATAATATCCATGAAAGCAATTAGACAAAAATGCCACG
Above is a window of Nymphaea colorata isolate Beijing-Zhang1983 chromosome 8, ASM883128v2, whole genome shotgun sequence DNA encoding:
- the LOC116258767 gene encoding uncharacterized protein LOC116258767; the encoded protein is MAKGKSRRRFASRQARASPYPQKKCHWNKDLIRKKPCLTVEATGKKDWDDITCSVCMECPHNAVLLLCSSHDKGCRPYMCGTSYRYSNCLDQFKKAYGKASKGSAVSDFHDIGHSTVAISDSEDLSLEDGSAGITNMGWSQSREKWELTELVCPLCRGKVKGCTVVESARAYLNTKKRSCTQDGCSYIGNYEELRKHVKTEHPCARPHEVDPVLQQNWRRLEHEREHDDVLSTIRSTMPGAMVLGDYVIEGNGFGSDGDEVGIDESNWLNVLLLFQAFGPNGNIAGGRNFTSRLRRLARGYRRLEMGPSGRSRWHDEALTIISSDEDESPSINTSAAITTANVTTTAARGRANREDSARRRRSRRRSLTDLT